Proteins co-encoded in one Accipiter gentilis chromosome 33, bAccGen1.1, whole genome shotgun sequence genomic window:
- the UBALD1 gene encoding UBA-like domain-containing protein 1, with protein sequence MDELKHQVMINQFVLAAGCAADQAKQLLQAAHWQFETALSAFFQETNIPYSHHHQMMCTPANTPATPPNFPDALTMFSRLKASESFNSSSPVASMATSPPPPAPPLPQHGAFNPTWPAASPPGQQQSMWTPAPSAQPAGWPAAVSQQATAEQKANVTMEAER encoded by the exons atGGACGAGCTCAAGCACCAGGTGATGATCAACCAGTTCGTGCTGGCGGCCGGCTGCGCCGCCGACCAGgccaagcagctgctgcaggcggCCCACTGGCAGTTCGAG actgCTCTCAGTGCTTTTTTCCAAGAAACAAACATCCCCTACAGCCACCACCATCAGATG ATGTGCACTCCTGCCAACACGCCGGCCACGCCGCCCAACTTCCCAGACGCCCTCACCATGTTCTCCCGCCTCAAGGCCTCCGAGAGCTTCAACAGCAGTAGCCCTGTGGCTTCCATGGCGacttccccgccgcccccggccccgccgctgccccagCATGGGGCCTTCAACCCCACCTGGCCCGCAGCTTCGCCccctggccagcagcagagcatgTGGACTCCGGCCCCCTCGGCGCAGCCCGCAGGCTGGCCAGCCGCCGTCTCCCAGCAGGCCACGGCAGAACAGAAGGCTAACGTGACCATGGAGGCAGAGAGATGA